Sequence from the Cucumis sativus cultivar 9930 chromosome 1, Cucumber_9930_V3, whole genome shotgun sequence genome:
aagtttaaaaatactttttacataattgtttttttttttttttgttataatgaaagaaaatagttttctttacAACAAactcacttttttatttttttttctttaaaagtaaATCCACCACCAAGCAGACTAATCCAAACAAACTAATATgtaaaagtcaatattttattaaaatctgttaaataagaataataagtTAAACTTAAGATGGGGTTTTGTAAGGaatgataaaaaagagaaagaaaaagaaaaaaggaacaCATTTACACTTTtattacaaaagaagaaaaaagaaggaccgaaatgtgaaaaataaactTGAAAGGTTGGTGTGTTATATAGGAGGGAAACAGAGTGagaatgaaattttgaaggtGGAAAACTATAAAGGTAGGTAaataaaagtgtaaaattacaattttagaatggaatagataaaaaaagaaagtaatagtGTAATACagcaattaaaataaaacatccGTCAAAAATGTCAATCCCGTTTCTTCCACCCTAACCTCCTCCTTCTTCTCCACCTCAAACCTTCAGAAAATTTCTCCACAAAACCCTaaccttctctctctctctcacacacacacacattcttcccaaaatcaaaatcccCAAAAATTCCATTTTCCAAATTCAATCTTGAATGAATGAACGAATGGAATGAATCGCATTCTAATTCCAATGCAAccatttccttcttcttcctccaacCATGTCTTTTAGCCGCTCATTGCGCTCTCATTCCCTCGCCAATCCTCCTCCCTTAGCCGAGAAAATCACCGAAGAACCAATCACCAGCAAAACCGCCCAAAGCACCGTCACCTGTTTCTACCAAGCCAACATCGCCGGTTTCTGGCGCAACGTCACCGTTTTATGGTGTAAGAATCTCATGAACCATACTTTAACCATCACCATTCAAAGTCTTCAAGGTGATTTCCATTGCAATTACAAAATCGACGTGAAGCCTTGGCATTTTTGGAGCAAGAAAGGCTTCAAATCCATTGATTTAGACGGCAGTCAAATCGATCTTTATTGGGATGTTCGTTCTGCTAAATTCTCCACTGGTCCTGAACCTTACTCTGATTTCTATGTCGCTTTAGTCTCCGATGAGGAAGTCGTTTTGCTTTTAGGTGATTACAAGAAGAAAGCTTATAAAAGGACTAAATCTAGACCTGCTCTTCTTGATGCCATTTTGATttacaaaaaggaaaacgTCTTTGCCAAAAAGTGCTTTTCAACTAGGGCTAAATTCGACGATCGTCGGAAGGAATGTGATATTGTTGTTGAGATTTCCACCTCCGGCGCTAAAGATCCGGAGATGTGGATCAGTATCGACGGCATTGTTCTTGTTCAGGTCAAGAATTTGCAGTGGAAATTCCGGGGAAATCAAACCGTCCTCGTTAACAAGCAATCGGTTCAAGTCCTATGGGATGTTCACGATTGGCTCTTCACTAACCCTGGAACTGGTCACGGTTTGTTCATTTTTAAACCCGGCCCACCCGAATCGGAAAGCGACAAGGAAGGTAGCGGCGGCGGCGGTGGCGGCGGGGCCTTCGAACCCAGTGACGACGGCAGTATTTATTACTCGACTCGGAGTATGAACTCGTCTCACCATACCGAGTTCTGCCTTTTCCTCTACGCGTGGAAATTGGAATGATTTATTtcgaaaaaaaagaaaaaaaaaagaaaagaaagaaaagaaagaacgtttttcttttttaattacgaAACTAGCTGTAgctttgtattaattaattaattaattaattgattcattaaatgattgattgattcattaattaaaaatactgTGCATGTCATGTGcctttaaatatatacacgtacttaatttatgtatatattgacCTTTCCTGACTATGCATGACAATTTGTCTCttaatttgtttagatttgtttaaattatgaagTTGTTCATTTTCATGAATTGTTACATATAACATTTATGCTTCTCAAATTATCCACCTATATTATAACTTCTTTCGACCATTTAATGTTGTAATCCtctaaaaatttagaatttgtttTACTTACGTTTCTACCTTTCAAAAGTTCTATTTGGGagatttattacatttttgtttccaatGGATTGTAGGATTGAGAAGTCTTCttgatttcattttccatGCCAAGTCTCTTTTTACCTAAGTTAGAGAAGTGTGCCTAGCTAGTGTGCCGAGGGGTGACGTCCCACTTAAAcgattatcatttttatagttcgaatcttcatttcttttcaaatcaaCTCACGTCcgaaaataaaatcttaaaaggATTTGGTTCAACAGGCCAACAATCTCAAAGTTCGAGATAAGAATATCAACAcgataaaaatagaaaattgtaTTCCTCAAATTCACATTAGcttaatctatatatataaaaaaaagggtttggTTAATAGCAAACCTTAATTTTTCGAAGCATTATGTAGATGTACAAAATCTAATCTATTATAGCATATGCAAATTAAATAGGATATTATATTCAACAACATCACCAAAATTCCAAACCTTATAACAagacaaaatcaattatttaaatttcaaaatatatggTAAGCCTACGAAGATTAATTCATCGAAAAGACTACGAAGGGTcatgatattaattaaaaagaaaaacaataaatcaatGATTATCATATCAATGAAACGATCATGTAAATGACTTCGTGCAATATGCAATAAAATCATGTCAAACATAAAACTAAGCTAAGGCTTCATtttgatatcatttttctcttctaccTCTACACGTCTAAGACTTTGAAAGTATTTAGGGTTGGTTTAATGTTTTCGCTCTTTGATCCTCAATTACACCATATTCCCCCaccataaattattttatgatgCAAAGAGCTGGTCTCGTATTAATACTATAAAGTATTTAAATGGTCAATTTGTTGAGTTAATAGGTCCACGTATATCCATAAATTCATTCTAAAAAATGTAGGTGATTCAATTCTCACTTTGACTCGTAATgatctaattattaatttacatAGAGAACAAATATCACATGATAATTCATTAGATTGAAGAATCGTCTAGTTTTTTTAACAAGCGTCTATTAGAATTCTCAATAATTCTTCTCATCGTCATGTAGACCTAGATGACCTAATTTGTCATGTcaaataacaaacatatttGGATTCATGAACTTTACATTCattattgcatatgttttaattatttgtatatataatataaagatattctatctcattatttttatcaGTCTCAATATAATAACTATTGCAAcgtgtatatttaaaattatgtagaTTTCTCTTTGTTTGATTAAGGAACAGTGCATTATATCgattgtaaattttgtttctctagACAAAAtaacattcatttttccaaaaccTTCAATCAAGTATGCAGAAGCTGATATTGTATTTACTTTTGCTTTCAGCattgtcaatttaaaaaaatatttgtttacttGTAAGTATTATATTGTGTATAGTTACACTGTCTGCCAAACATAAAAGATCTTTgctcatttttatttgtccAAACATATACAAATAATACATGTTTCTTCATTAAAAGGAATCAATTACAATAAGTAAAACAACACTTGGAATGTACAAAGGTTTAcgttaacaaacaaaaaaaaaatcgaaaatagataacaaaagaataacaTTGTTTTAGATATTCTCAACTATAGTCTGATTGGATGGGTCAAATATATAACTATCTTGATATGCacaattaacttttatatttttcctttttatcttcTCAAAGGAAAGCTTGATATAGATTAGTTAAGTGGTTCGATGTATGACAAACATGTGCTCAAAGTCCAATCATACCACATCGGCAACATATTTTCTCTATCACTTTATGAATTCTTATTTTGTGAAGTCTTGCctttataataattgtttCATGTAGttcttttgaagtttgaattattaaaacaacCAACacgaaaataataattatttatttctctgCCACTGTCTCAACCTCGACCACCATCATGTCCTCGACCatgattaaaatttacaacatTCGCTTCAAGAAATGATGTTGTTCCAGTTGGTTGAGATTTGTGGtttttcatcaacaactccttattttgttcaaaaacaaaaacatatttgatatATGAAAAGTAGAACCTCCAACATATccacataaataattttttctccacataacaacaattttgaaCTGATTCTAAATAATTCAGAATTGTAGTCACTTATTGATTAAACATCTTGTAGCTTCAAATTCATCCAATCATAATAAGCTTGAAGAAGATGAGCTAATATTAAATAACCATACATATCTTTCAGTTTATTCAACCACATATGAGgtcttttattgttaaatattttgtcttcAATCCCTCGTGAATGTGAGGACAAAGAAAAATCATGGCTTTCGCTCTTTATTTATCGATCGctgtattttcctttttaattcgGTTTTCGCGCGTGTGTATAAAGATGTGTACATGTGTGTGTACATATAAACAGACacatatgtgtatatataacaTTGTACACATCACAAAATTGTACATGTGTGTGTACATAATGTAATGGCTGTATTTCATATAGGCCGCTCTGCCATTATATTAACCAGTTCAATCACAAAGTTGTAATAATAAATCACACccatatgaaaacaaatagtcaacattttaatatatatatgttgtgatacactttgtaatattcaTACACTAGGATTGActcataaccattttttttgttaaaggtagtttacatacaaaaagaataaacattaACATCTTTAGCTACCAACAAGCCTAAAATAAGTACATTGGTACTAAGATTTTGCTACCAATTATACAATAAGTCTTATATAAATCAATTGCTCCAAGTTGACTTCATTGTTTCAATAGATTCCGAAcctaataagaaaataaaatctcattttagaGTATGACTAAAGAACATTACCTAAAAGAAGATTATATTTAAAGCTAATTAAGGTCCTGCCTGACTTAATAATTACTCAAAAttgaagtaaaagaaaatttatgattttaatcaAATACCACTATACATCAACTGTgctaaatcaaattaatttgagggGAAAAGAACAAAGAGCATTACAAGATGTTATACATCTTCCCTTATGATTTAGTTGATTTATTGTCGTCACTTGTCTTTAAGTTCTATGGGTGATTGAGATACATAAGGCTAAGGCTTACGTACAACAAagaacaaattataaaattatatctttATCTAGGATTCAATACACTTATGCAAATCTAAGATGCAGTTTGACAACacaaaatatacaaacaaTCCCTTTAAGTTGGAGTTGAGTTAATGTGATTAtgctaaatatatattaaaataataaaattaatgaaagtTTGAAGAACTCATGCACAAGCACATTGCCATATTTATCCCAACATGACAGTCTATATTATCAACCAAGTTCCATAAAAAATGGTGTAACACAATAAAGCTCTAATGGGTATACTCAATCAACCAATGATGCACAATGGAAAATACACACAATATAAGAGAACAACAATTTGCCAGAacaggaaagaaaattagatatGCTCCCTTTCTACAACCTCGAATGAATAAT
This genomic interval carries:
- the LOC101212848 gene encoding uncharacterized protein LOC101212848; the encoded protein is MSFSRSLRSHSLANPPPLAEKITEEPITSKTAQSTVTCFYQANIAGFWRNVTVLWCKNLMNHTLTITIQSLQGDFHCNYKIDVKPWHFWSKKGFKSIDLDGSQIDLYWDVRSAKFSTGPEPYSDFYVALVSDEEVVLLLGDYKKKAYKRTKSRPALLDAILIYKKENVFAKKCFSTRAKFDDRRKECDIVVEISTSGAKDPEMWISIDGIVLVQVKNLQWKFRGNQTVLVNKQSVQVLWDVHDWLFTNPGTGHGLFIFKPGPPESESDKEGSGGGGGGGAFEPSDDGSIYYSTRSMNSSHHTEFCLFLYAWKLE